From a single Triplophysa rosa linkage group LG1, Trosa_1v2, whole genome shotgun sequence genomic region:
- the slc12a10.1 gene encoding solute carrier family 12 member 10, tandem duplicate 1 yields the protein MGHRISKHRQGGTGIFTSSNFTMSEDTLPQYSTYNTRPESGITMEMPGDRMRRTSDVQDSRQDSRRPSIYSTQDAMPHLEFYANATATGRIRRSRPSLETLRKAFDNRECGSNIWDSGADSLSVMNEMGNGSDECGSEGKKYQPVRFGWVTGVMIRCMLNIWGVILFLRLSWITSQAGIILTWVIIFMSVLVTSVTALSVSAISTNGRVSSGGAYFMISRTLGPELGGPIGVVFSFANALACALNTVGFAETVRDLLIENNAQIVDPVNDVRIIGSITATVLLLISLAGMEWESKAQILFFLVLMVSFTNYVVGTVIPATPKKQSMGFFSYRSEIFLENLFPDWRGPDGSFFRIFAIFFPSAIGILAGANISGDLKEPEVAIPKGTLMAIFCTTISYLAISSSVGACVVRDASGNMNDSLPLNFTEDCYGLGCSLGWNFTKCEQSRDCSYGLANNFQVLIQVSGFGPLIYAGIFAATLSSALAFLVSAPKIFQCLCKDNIYPFIGFFAKGYGKNSEPLRAYVLCYVIALCFILIAELNTIAPLISNFFLCAYALINFSCFHASITNSPGWRPLFRYYSLWVALFGAVISVILMFLLTWWAALITFGIIIFLFGYVAYKKPEVNWGSSVQAGTYNMALSYSLSLAGVEDHVKNYRPQCLVLTGPPTTRPALVDFVGSFTKNVSLMVCGNILRGEEKTANTANMIKWLNQRKVRTFYTALKAASLREGTQHLLQACGLGKLKPNVLVMGFKTNWQESSPHGVDDYINAIYDSFDSNHGVCVLRMMDGLDMRDELQTEVNLIFEGDEAIDSEQQKSDAYLDIDNTKNIANDQIKTVFQTKQGKKTIDIYWISDDGGLTLLVPYLLTRRKRWRRSKVRVFITGQQQTMEKDRKEMMTLLQHFRLDVHDVIVMTDGEQPPLPKNIRRFEDTITPFTVREAQVGEETEQQQRKACPWKVTDKEREALRLKSERKVRLNEIIRRNSKHAALVLVSLPVPQADCPSSLYMAWLETLSWRLHCPVLLIRGNQQNVITFYCQ from the exons ATGGGTCACCGCATCTCTAAACACAGACAGGGAGGCACAGGCATCTTTACATCAAGTAACTTTACAATGAGTGAAGACACGCTACCCCAGTATTCTACCTACAACACAAGACCTGAGTCAGGTATTACCATGGAAATGCCAGGTGATAGGATGCGAAGAACATCAGATGTCCAGGACTCAAGGCAGGACAGTAGACGACCTTCCATATACAGCACGCAGGATGCTATGCCTCATCTTGAGTTTTATGCCAATGCCACTGCCACAGGCCGCATCAGACGCAGCAGGCCATCACTGGAGACTCTTCGTAAGGCTTTTGAT AATAGAGAATGTGGCAGTAACATATGGGACTCAGGTGCAGACAGTCTTTCAGTGATGAACGAAATGGGAAATGGGTCAGATGAATGTGGATCTGAAGGAAAGAAATACCAACCAGTGCGCTTCGGCTGGGTCACTGGGGTTATG ATTCGCTGTATGTTGAATATATGGGGAGTCATTTTGTTCCTACGATTGTCCTGGATTACATCTCAAGCAGGAATCA TTCTTACATGGGTAATAATTTTCATGTCGGTCCTTGTGACCTCAGTAACCGCATTGTCTGTGTCTGCCATTTCTACCAATGGGAGAGTATCCTCTG GGGGAGCATATTTCATGATCTCTCGCACCCTGGGTCCCGAGTTGGGAGGTCCTATTGGTGTTGTGTTTTCTTTCGCCAATGCACTTGCTTGTGCACTCAACACAGTGGGATTTGCAGAGACTGTCAGAGATCTTCTAATT GAAAATAATGCACAAATTGTGGATCCAGTCAATGATGTCCGAATCATAGGGTCCATTACAGCCACAGTACTTCTTCTCATCTCATTGGCTGGAATGGAATGGGAATCAAAG GCTCAAATCCTATTTTTCTTGGTGCTTATGGTATCCTTCACCAACTATGTTGTTGGCACTGTTATTCCAGCGACTCCCAAGAAACAGTCAATGGGTTTCTTTAGCTATCGCA GTGAGATTTTCTTGGAGAACCTGTTTCCAGACTGGAGAGGTCCAGATGGTAGCTTCTTTAGAATATTTGCTATCTTCTTTCCATCTGCCATTGGAATTCTTGCTGGAGCCAACATTTCAGGAGATCTGAAA GAGCCAGAGGTTGCGATCCCAAAAGGAACATTAATGGCCATATTCTGCACCACTATAAGTTATTTAGCCATATCATCATCTGTGG GAGCATGCGTGGTGCGCGATGCATCTGGCAACATGAATGACAGCTTGCCGTTGAACTTTACTGAAGACTGTTATGGTCTGGGCTGCAGCCTTGGCTGGAACTTTACAAAATGTGAGCAAAGCCGTGACTGCTCCTATGGCCTGGCCAACAACTTCCAG GTGTTGATCCAAGTCTCTGGGTTTGGACCATTGATCTATGCTGGCATATTTGCAGCCACTTTGTCATCTGCCCTTGCATTCCTTGTCTCCGCTCCCAAAATTTTCCAG TGTCTCTGTAAGGACAATATCTACCCGTTCATTGGCTTCTTTGCAAAGGGTTATGGAAAAAACAGTGAGCCCTTGCGTGCCTATGTATTATGTTACGTCATTGCCCTGTGCTTCATTTTGATTG CTGAACTGAACACCATTGCTCCTCTTATCTCCAACTTTTTCCTCTGTGCTTATGCTCTTATCAACTTTAGCTGCTTTCACGCTTCTATCACCAACTCCCCCG GATGGAGGCCATTATTTCGGTATTACAGTCTCTGGGTTGCTCTGTTTGGGGCTGTTATTTCGGTCATACTGATGTTCTTGCTCACCTGGTGGGCAGCTCTCATCACATTTGGTATAATCATCTTTTTGTTTGGCTATGTGGCTTACAAGAAACCAG AGGTAAACTGGGGTTCGTCTGTCCAGGCAGGCACCTACAACATGGCTCTGTCTTACTCATTGTCTCTCGCAGGGGTTGAAGACCATGTCAAAAATTATAG gCCTCAGTGTTTGGTTCTGACTGGTCCCCCAACTACACGTCCAGCATTGGTGGACTTTGTGGGATCTTTCACTAAGAATGTCAGTCTGATGGTTTGTGGGAACATTCTTCGG ggGGAGGAAAAAACAGCTAATACAGCTAATATGATAAAATGGCTTAATCAGAGGAAAGTTCGAACTTTCTACACAGCACTCAAGGCAGCCAGTCTAAGAGAAGGAACACAACACCTTCTGCAG GCCTGTGGCTTGGGAAAGTTAAAGCCTAATGTACTTGTGATGGGTTTCAAAACAAACTGGCAGGAGAGCTCGCCTCATGGAGTAGATGACTATATCAATGCCATATA TGATTCTTTTGACTCCAACCACGGTGTCTGTGTTCTACGCATGATGGACGGGCTGGACATGAGAGATGAGTTACAAACTGAGG TAAACCTGATTTTTGAGGGAGATGAAGCCATTGACTCCGAACAGCAAAAGTCAGATGCCTATTTAG ACATTGACAACACAAAGAACATTGCAAACgatcaaataaaaacagtgtTTCAAACCAAACAAGGGAAGAAGACTATTGATATATACTGGATCTCTGATGATGGAG gtcTGACCCTTTTAGTACCATATCTGTTAACAAGAAGGAAACGCTGGAGACGCAGCAAAGTCAGAGTGTTCATCACTGGGCAACAGCAAACAATGGAGAAAGATCGCAAAGA AATGATGACTCTGCTGCAGCATTTCCGTTTGGACGTTCACGACGTTATTGTTATGACAGACGGCGAACAACCACCACTTCCCAAAAA CATAAGACGCTTTGAGGATACTATCACCCCCTTCACTGTGAGGGAAGCACAGGTGGGTGAGGAGACAGAACAACAGCAGAGAAAGGCGTGTCCATGGAAAGTTAcggacaaagagagagaggcttTGAGACTCAAG TCGGAGAGAAAAGTGAGGCTAAATGAGATCATAAGGAGGAATTCTAAGCACGCAGCGCTGGTTCTTGT GTCTCTCCCCGTTCCCCAGGCCGATTGTCCTAGCTCTCTCTATATGGCCTGGCTGGAAACACTAAGCTGGCGTCTACACTGTCCAGTCCTCCTCATAAGAGGAAACCAGCAAAATGTCATAACGTTTTACTGTCAATAA